One window of Hymenobacter canadensis genomic DNA carries:
- a CDS encoding T9SS type A sorting domain-containing protein, with product MKRIRIQPTIFALLLLLVATVAGMGRPTAAPFQGPGGPGRPEIKAYLKQNVLPVVRRQRQQLEPLLSAADQAQLAGYRTQLRAIRQQRQALQQSIGATAAPDSALPALTAVQRQQAQQLRTQARTILLSVAQLAQKYETAIAQQLVQLQPQKEQWASDIEAIVLKHATPEQQQQLSRFAGRRGHRGGAVNGLFRPVAFLLLAPSTPGTTGQLGKPTTLYPNPAGATAQLDYRVEKAGAVTINLLDSRGQLLRTLATEAQQAPGTHTKQVALGDLQAGTYYYQITTRAGTETKRFLKE from the coding sequence ATGAAGCGCATCCGTATTCAACCCACTATTTTCGCTCTGCTCTTGCTGCTGGTCGCCACCGTTGCGGGGATGGGCCGCCCGACAGCCGCCCCCTTCCAAGGCCCTGGTGGCCCCGGGCGTCCCGAAATCAAGGCTTACCTAAAACAGAACGTATTGCCCGTGGTGCGGCGCCAGCGCCAGCAACTGGAACCCTTACTCTCCGCGGCAGACCAAGCCCAGCTCGCCGGCTATCGGACCCAACTCCGGGCGATTCGCCAGCAGCGCCAGGCCCTGCAGCAAAGCATCGGAGCAACTGCTGCTCCGGACAGTGCCCTTCCTGCCCTGACGGCGGTCCAACGCCAACAGGCCCAACAGTTGCGCACGCAGGCTCGGACCATTTTGCTGAGCGTGGCCCAGTTGGCGCAGAAATACGAAACCGCCATCGCCCAGCAGCTCGTGCAGCTTCAGCCCCAGAAAGAGCAATGGGCCTCCGATATCGAAGCCATTGTGCTGAAACACGCGACACCCGAGCAGCAGCAGCAGCTCAGCCGTTTCGCGGGCCGGCGGGGGCACCGGGGGGGGGCGGTCAACGGACTTTTCCGGCCCGTGGCCTTCCTGCTCCTGGCACCCAGTACCCCAGGCACTACGGGACAGCTGGGCAAGCCAACTACCTTGTATCCTAACCCGGCCGGCGCCACCGCGCAGCTCGATTACCGCGTTGAAAAAGCAGGGGCCGTGACCATCAACCTGCTGGACAGCCGGGGCCAGTTGCTGCGTACGCTCGCCACCGAAGCGCAACAGGCCCCCGGCACACATACCAAGCAAGTAGCGCTGGGCGACCTGCAGGCGGGCACTTATTACTACCAAATCACGACCCGTGCGGGCACCGAAACCAAGCGATTTTTAAAAGAATAA
- a CDS encoding T9SS type A sorting domain-containing protein, which translates to MEKLLSGLLLAFSLGSSGPASAQLTVRGGYGSGTYAPADTAYVLANPTPAGQVFDRWLATPAAVLSDTFAVATRVRPPVPTATLTPVYRAAPAWTPVFQRFNGSNLYYHFPRPAAQLRGIISFHHGASGNATGWFTRPENRTFLDYAVAAGYAVFATESTDRLSNPAAPKQWSNAGTVAANPDVQNIQGILASFRTQGLITAATPVLGVGFSQGSGFTSIIAGLLGFRANVLGATPGLVPAITATLSPTYWMASRRDTLEDPQRLQRCVSNFQLLRGRGIAARLMIHEPFPVTPNRFRRIAGIDSTMSADIYTRLKTAGLLDARDFLTFNPRTASPWQALLPVAYQPFFDDIDDQLFICFTEHKFHSDLVHDIVRFFNRFAAPIVTATQGAAPANTAVTLFPNPAAASFTYAAAASVSRLTVYDDLGRLVLTAAGNGSSGRVDIRPLPAGLYLLRLQTAAGFLPSFRFLKE; encoded by the coding sequence ATGGAAAAGCTACTATCCGGCCTATTGCTGGCCTTTTCGTTGGGCAGCTCCGGCCCGGCCAGTGCCCAGCTGACGGTGCGCGGCGGCTACGGCAGCGGCACTTACGCCCCCGCCGACACGGCCTACGTGCTGGCCAATCCCACCCCGGCCGGGCAGGTGTTCGACCGGTGGCTGGCCACGCCGGCGGCCGTGCTCAGCGACACTTTCGCGGTGGCCACGCGGGTGCGCCCCCCCGTGCCCACGGCTACCCTGACGCCCGTGTACCGGGCCGCCCCCGCCTGGACGCCCGTTTTTCAGCGGTTCAACGGCAGTAATCTGTATTACCACTTTCCCCGGCCGGCGGCGCAGCTGCGCGGCATCATCTCCTTCCACCACGGCGCGTCCGGCAACGCCACGGGGTGGTTCACGAGGCCGGAGAACCGCACGTTCCTTGACTATGCCGTGGCGGCCGGCTATGCGGTATTCGCCACTGAAAGCACCGACCGCCTGAGCAACCCCGCCGCGCCCAAGCAGTGGAGCAACGCGGGCACGGTGGCCGCCAACCCCGACGTGCAGAACATTCAGGGCATCCTGGCCTCGTTTCGGACCCAGGGCCTGATTACCGCCGCGACGCCGGTTCTCGGGGTGGGCTTCTCGCAGGGCAGCGGCTTCACGTCCATCATCGCCGGGCTGCTCGGTTTCCGGGCCAACGTGCTGGGGGCGACGCCGGGCCTGGTGCCGGCCATCACGGCCACCTTGTCGCCGACTTACTGGATGGCTTCGCGGCGCGACACGCTCGAAGACCCTCAGCGGCTGCAGCGCTGTGTAAGCAATTTTCAGCTGCTGCGGGGACGGGGCATCGCGGCCCGGCTGATGATTCACGAGCCCTTCCCCGTGACGCCCAACCGGTTCCGGCGCATTGCCGGGATTGACTCCACTATGTCGGCCGATATCTACACCCGCCTGAAAACCGCCGGCTTGCTGGATGCCCGCGACTTTCTCACGTTCAACCCGCGGACGGCCTCGCCCTGGCAGGCCCTGCTGCCGGTGGCGTACCAGCCGTTTTTCGACGACATTGACGACCAGCTGTTCATCTGTTTCACGGAGCACAAGTTTCACAGCGACCTGGTCCATGACATTGTCCGGTTCTTTAACCGGTTTGCGGCGCCCATCGTCACGGCCACCCAGGGCGCGGCCCCGGCGAACACCGCCGTGACGCTCTTCCCCAATCCGGCTGCGGCCAGCTTCACCTACGCGGCCGCCGCATCCGTAAGCCGCCTCACGGTTTATGACGACCTCGGCCGTTTGGTGCTCACTGCGGCCGGCAACGGCTCCTCGGGCCGGGTAGATATCCGGCCACTCCCCGCGGGCCTGTACCTGCTGCGACTGCAAACGGCCGCTGGATTCCTGCCGTCCTTTCGGTTTTTGAAGGAATAG
- a CDS encoding T9SS type A sorting domain-containing protein, with product MKKTLLLLFALLASVAGRAQTVSYNGPESLLPNAEGQYSSVALPPGATVSWSISANGQLLGPTTNSIVRYDVGTTPVTLTAALSNGTSVVRTIPITPQGPTLSTGTFSMAPGTRQHLINQVLRGERIKIKPINYSGAAPVLKLLDFQGRFLAQGDSIDLNTPIRGSYYVVVNSASSGQLKVEGIMPFVPDFTPQSASTLTQPACTVGSISATLDLSLNHTGGEAMTTLGNKIVVAFYDFTLRKTVVKAYQNGVLAWTWLSNPNEYIRTLTAHPLYGIAGIGSSGGALASQDEVFVVKLNSNGVWQQTTTFGTADGKDFGYGISFLNDGSVMATGFSSGTFTQANAGGVDAIAAHISTAGVVLEKLQFGTPENDRVFGSQTLNNGNVILFGDTRGQVGDTGTPRGAYDLFITEISPAGVKIKSTQYGSPENDLAYALVVDPGSGDIFLNGLTSGAIVPGFGNPQLQQVYTARIDHTTHGVVWLKQLGPTEGQGADGIALSGTGVGVIFYTNGSFSGATNNSLGFITSEDMALALYDFNGNLLRLNQFDQTAERIWARALAFDGPDIYVLRDHAYEPGKPFVTTSVDKLSSSQPLSATTATSRPGTLQIYPNPARAALTVLDAKAGAPVTICDALGRAVATAPADATGTTRLALPTGLPAGVYLVRSGSATQRLAVE from the coding sequence ATGAAAAAGACCTTACTCCTTCTTTTCGCGTTGCTAGCCAGCGTCGCGGGGCGGGCGCAAACGGTTTCTTATAACGGCCCGGAGTCGCTACTGCCCAACGCAGAAGGGCAGTATTCCAGCGTCGCGCTGCCGCCGGGGGCAACCGTGAGCTGGTCGATTTCCGCCAACGGCCAGCTGCTGGGCCCCACCACCAATTCCATCGTGCGGTACGACGTCGGCACGACGCCCGTTACCCTCACCGCTGCCTTGTCCAACGGCACCAGCGTGGTGCGGACCATCCCCATCACCCCGCAGGGGCCGACTCTGTCGACCGGCACCTTTTCGATGGCGCCCGGCACCCGGCAGCACCTGATTAACCAGGTGCTGCGGGGCGAACGAATCAAAATCAAGCCCATCAATTACAGCGGCGCGGCGCCCGTCCTCAAGCTGCTGGATTTTCAGGGTCGGTTTCTGGCCCAGGGAGATTCCATCGACCTCAACACGCCCATCCGGGGCAGCTACTACGTGGTGGTCAATTCGGCGTCCAGCGGTCAGCTAAAAGTAGAAGGCATCATGCCGTTCGTCCCGGATTTCACCCCCCAGAGCGCCTCGACCCTCACGCAGCCCGCCTGCACGGTGGGCAGCATCAGCGCCACCCTCGACCTCTCCCTGAACCACACGGGCGGGGAGGCCATGACCACCCTGGGCAATAAAATCGTGGTGGCGTTTTACGATTTCACGCTGCGGAAAACCGTGGTAAAAGCCTATCAGAACGGGGTGCTGGCCTGGACCTGGCTGAGCAACCCCAACGAGTACATCCGCACCCTGACCGCGCACCCACTCTACGGCATTGCCGGCATCGGCAGCTCCGGCGGGGCATTGGCAAGCCAGGATGAGGTGTTCGTCGTCAAGCTCAACAGCAACGGCGTCTGGCAGCAGACGACTACTTTCGGCACGGCCGACGGCAAGGATTTTGGCTACGGCATCTCCTTCCTGAACGACGGCTCCGTGATGGCCACTGGCTTCAGCAGCGGCACCTTCACCCAGGCCAACGCGGGCGGGGTCGACGCCATAGCGGCGCATATATCAACTGCGGGCGTCGTATTGGAAAAGCTGCAGTTTGGCACCCCCGAAAACGACCGGGTTTTTGGCAGCCAGACCCTGAATAACGGGAACGTGATTCTGTTCGGCGACACCCGGGGGCAGGTCGGGGACACGGGCACTCCCCGGGGGGCTTACGACCTGTTCATCACGGAAATATCGCCGGCCGGCGTGAAAATCAAGAGCACGCAGTACGGCTCGCCCGAAAACGACCTGGCCTACGCCCTGGTGGTGGACCCCGGCAGCGGCGACATCTTTCTGAACGGCCTCACCTCCGGGGCGATAGTCCCGGGCTTTGGCAATCCGCAATTGCAGCAGGTGTACACAGCCCGCATTGACCACACAACGCATGGGGTGGTCTGGCTGAAACAATTGGGCCCAACCGAAGGCCAGGGCGCGGACGGCATCGCGCTGTCGGGCACCGGCGTGGGGGTAATATTCTACACGAACGGCAGCTTCAGCGGGGCCACCAACAACAGCCTGGGCTTTATCACCAGCGAGGACATGGCCCTGGCCCTGTACGATTTCAACGGCAACCTGCTGCGCCTGAATCAGTTTGACCAAACGGCGGAGCGAATCTGGGCCCGCGCCCTGGCGTTTGACGGCCCGGATATTTACGTCCTGCGGGACCACGCCTACGAGCCCGGCAAGCCCTTCGTCACCACCAGCGTCGATAAGTTGAGCAGCAGCCAGCCACTGAGCGCAACCACCGCGACCAGCCGGCCCGGAACCCTGCAAATTTACCCCAACCCGGCCCGTGCCGCCCTGACGGTGTTGGACGCGAAGGCCGGGGCCCCGGTGACCATTTGCGATGCCTTGGGCCGGGCAGTAGCCACCGCCCCGGCCGATGCCACCGGCACGACCCGACTGGCGCTGCCGACCGGTCTACCGGCCGGCGTGTACCTGGTGCGCAGCGGGTCGGCGACGCAACGCCTGGCCGTGGAATAA
- a CDS encoding T9SS type A sorting domain-containing protein, translating to MSDSRVALRLDPEVFITPTEAYIYYYEYNQNGNVHPVALRKCSAGLASAPLTSMAAATAPLRLTVFPNPAQGVINMEGASALRELYVYDARGRQVFAATPNAATATINSAGFAEGLYFIRARTATESLAQKVIVKN from the coding sequence GTGAGCGACAGCCGGGTGGCCCTGCGCCTCGACCCGGAGGTGTTCATCACGCCCACCGAGGCCTACATCTACTACTACGAGTACAACCAAAACGGCAACGTGCACCCCGTGGCCCTGCGCAAGTGCAGCGCGGGCCTGGCCAGCGCTCCGCTGACCTCGATGGCCGCGGCAACCGCGCCGCTGCGGCTGACGGTGTTCCCCAATCCGGCGCAGGGCGTCATCAACATGGAGGGGGCCAGTGCCCTGCGGGAACTTTACGTGTACGACGCGCGGGGGCGACAGGTGTTTGCGGCCACCCCCAACGCGGCCACGGCAACCATCAATTCAGCCGGCTTTGCGGAAGGACTGTACTTCATCAGGGCGCGGACGGCGACCGAATCACTCGCGCAAAAAGTAATTGTCAAAAACTAA
- a CDS encoding alpha/beta hydrolase: MRHFLTSLFAAAVLLGSAACTKNDGPSPTNTYGEPTTAQYKTLPGTNANLLSLDVYTTGATTGTSAAPRPVVIWVHGGGWRQGDKAQQLANKLSLFSSLNYVFVSVNYRLSPFSFELDNPNRIKFPDHNNDVADAVQWVLSNIDAHGGDPAKVVLLGHSAGAHLVSLTGTSPQFLPARGLALNRLQGVASIDTDTYDLTGQGGEDIYQNAFGNDPAALRQASPMTHVAAGTVYPRFFVAKRGAAARIANANAFISQLQAAGTVVSQVDGSRYDHEGVNNAIGEPNETVVTPALRAFLETCFQ, encoded by the coding sequence ATGCGCCATTTCCTGACCTCCCTATTTGCTGCCGCCGTATTACTAGGCAGCGCCGCCTGCACCAAGAACGACGGCCCTTCCCCCACCAATACCTACGGCGAGCCTACCACTGCACAGTACAAGACGCTGCCGGGCACCAACGCCAACCTGCTCAGCCTGGACGTGTACACCACCGGCGCTACTACCGGTACCAGCGCCGCGCCGCGGCCCGTGGTCATCTGGGTGCACGGCGGGGGCTGGCGCCAGGGCGACAAGGCGCAGCAGCTGGCCAACAAGCTCAGCCTGTTCAGCTCCCTGAACTACGTGTTTGTGAGCGTCAACTACCGGCTCAGCCCGTTCTCATTTGAACTCGATAACCCCAACCGCATCAAGTTTCCGGACCACAACAACGACGTGGCCGACGCCGTGCAGTGGGTGCTGAGCAACATCGACGCGCACGGCGGCGACCCGGCCAAGGTGGTGCTGCTGGGCCACAGCGCCGGCGCCCACCTCGTGTCGCTGACGGGCACGAGCCCGCAGTTTCTGCCCGCGCGCGGCCTGGCCCTGAACCGGCTGCAGGGCGTGGCCAGTATCGACACGGACACGTACGACCTGACGGGGCAGGGCGGGGAGGACATCTACCAAAACGCTTTCGGCAACGACCCGGCCGCCCTGCGGCAGGCCTCGCCGATGACCCACGTAGCCGCGGGCACCGTCTACCCCCGGTTTTTCGTCGCCAAGCGCGGTGCCGCCGCGCGCATCGCCAACGCCAACGCTTTCATCAGCCAGTTGCAGGCGGCGGGCACCGTGGTGAGCCAGGTAGACGGCAGCCGCTACGACCACGAGGGCGTCAACAACGCCATCGGGGAACCGAACGAAACCGTGGTTACGCCGGCGCTCCGGGCTTTTCTGGAAACGTGTTTTCAGTAA
- a CDS encoding T9SS type A sorting domain-containing protein: MLLLPCRFAAAQQWAKSYSAGQTVAGQYLGGTEILHLVPHKGRLYAGNSYWMESRRTLPVAGCQLLSKASPTAPWQEEKEFPGSLRINNLKQFIFTRDHNGSVLARPDTVLLANPGNGDGRLIVYLRDDAANTWVKDSITTFTTPGADVSVRSAGMHYDAAANRQYIFLGLKTTGVLRGVYNPTLSTKIDWTLVPELVVGQEFRVMGFTESNGVLYCGTSENGVARIYRRNDSATSPSWTQIWTDNQGSTNADIRGLSVVDLPGGGQRLWFSWAGSARTLDPATGLAQAEFAYAPDLALRLGTPINGVLAAYNDNILNWYNPLRQATVQLIGFEARYTTPGPRAHVDRWSIDGMYYERAIVNGAVGYTLKNILQNGTPPTDTLLAVRILCVSPFASEAGRVLYAGGYDSNGVPASQTAWVYRGDFRLNPTATRGALADAAGVSAYPNPARSVLTIEVKNHAFRGAFLADMAGRVVQRVTSPTLDVHTLPAGLYVMTIVTDGGQVTRKVVIEKN, encoded by the coding sequence ATGCTGCTGCTCCCTTGCCGGTTTGCGGCTGCTCAGCAATGGGCCAAGTCCTACTCCGCCGGGCAAACGGTGGCCGGCCAGTACCTGGGCGGCACCGAAATCCTGCACCTCGTGCCGCACAAGGGTCGGCTTTACGCCGGTAACAGCTACTGGATGGAAAGCCGGCGCACCCTGCCCGTGGCCGGCTGCCAGCTGCTGAGCAAGGCTTCGCCCACCGCCCCCTGGCAGGAGGAAAAGGAGTTTCCGGGCAGTTTGCGAATAAACAACCTTAAGCAGTTCATCTTCACCCGCGACCACAACGGCAGCGTGCTGGCCCGGCCCGATACGGTGCTGCTGGCCAACCCCGGCAACGGCGACGGCCGGCTCATCGTGTACCTGCGCGACGACGCGGCCAACACCTGGGTCAAGGACAGCATCACGACCTTCACCACCCCCGGGGCCGATGTGAGCGTCCGTTCCGCTGGAATGCACTACGACGCGGCGGCCAACCGGCAATACATCTTCCTTGGCCTCAAAACCACCGGCGTGCTGCGGGGCGTGTATAATCCCACCCTGTCCACCAAAATAGACTGGACGCTGGTGCCGGAGCTGGTGGTGGGCCAGGAGTTTCGGGTGATGGGCTTCACGGAGTCGAACGGGGTGCTCTACTGCGGCACGAGCGAGAACGGCGTGGCCCGCATCTACCGCCGCAACGACTCGGCCACCAGCCCGAGCTGGACCCAGATTTGGACCGACAACCAGGGCAGCACCAACGCTGATATCCGCGGGCTGTCGGTGGTCGACCTTCCCGGCGGTGGCCAGCGGCTGTGGTTTTCCTGGGCCGGCAGTGCCCGCACCCTCGACCCGGCCACCGGCCTGGCCCAGGCAGAATTCGCCTATGCGCCCGACCTGGCCCTACGCCTGGGCACGCCCATCAACGGGGTGCTGGCTGCCTACAATGACAACATTCTGAATTGGTACAACCCCCTGCGCCAGGCCACCGTGCAGCTCATCGGCTTTGAGGCCCGCTACACCACTCCCGGCCCCCGCGCCCACGTGGACCGCTGGAGCATCGACGGCATGTACTACGAGCGGGCCATCGTGAACGGGGCGGTCGGTTACACCCTGAAAAACATTCTGCAGAACGGCACGCCGCCCACCGACACCCTGCTGGCCGTGCGCATCCTGTGCGTGTCGCCCTTTGCCTCCGAAGCCGGCCGGGTGCTCTACGCCGGCGGCTACGACAGCAACGGGGTGCCGGCCAGCCAAACCGCCTGGGTGTACCGGGGCGACTTCCGCCTGAACCCCACCGCCACGCGCGGCGCGCTGGCCGACGCGGCCGGGGTAAGTGCCTACCCCAACCCGGCCCGCTCGGTGCTCACCATCGAGGTGAAAAACCACGCCTTCCGCGGCGCTTTCCTGGCCGACATGGCGGGGCGGGTGGTGCAGCGCGTTACTTCGCCAACGCTGGACGTACACACCCTGCCGGCGGGCCTGTACGTGATGACCATCGTCACGGATGGCGGGCAGGTGACCAGGAAAGTGGTCATTGAAAAAAATTAA
- a CDS encoding DUF2147 domain-containing protein, with product MQSAKTFLLALVLLLGLVLRTAAQQPAPAAPILGTWLSEDWNGKITFTQAPDQTYTATITWVQPGADDSKLKVGDVIAKGLKGSKNQYAGGQLYAAKRGRWVNGAVYLPNPRTLELKGSVGPMSQTQTWTRVAAN from the coding sequence ATGCAATCGGCAAAGACTTTCCTGCTGGCGCTGGTTTTGCTCCTTGGCCTGGTGCTGCGCACGGCTGCGCAGCAACCTGCCCCGGCGGCCCCTATTCTGGGCACGTGGCTCAGCGAAGACTGGAACGGCAAAATCACGTTCACGCAGGCCCCCGACCAAACCTATACCGCCACTATTACCTGGGTGCAGCCGGGGGCGGATGATAGTAAGTTGAAGGTGGGTGATGTGATTGCCAAAGGCTTGAAAGGCAGCAAAAACCAGTATGCCGGCGGCCAGCTCTACGCCGCTAAGCGCGGCCGCTGGGTGAACGGCGCGGTGTACCTGCCTAACCCACGGACGCTGGAGCTGAAAGGCTCAGTGGGCCCCATGAGCCAGACCCAGACCTGGACCCGCGTGGCGGCCAACTAG
- a CDS encoding TolC family protein: MKKATVGGLLLSLALAQAKAQSQPDTVRIASVGAAIDGALLHNPTQAVYQQQLRQAQYNYKAAKGLRLPQASAGFTGTDNLKLPVTPVPGELVGRPGTTYYAQFGRQYAYTAGLTLSQKLFDWPTVLQAKVAQGNVELNRAQQAAYAQTLKEQVAQLYFSALIAKAALQINQLDARLADTVQTLARQRLQAGTADLLSANQAAINASNVRQNQAQSQQLFDQSLENLKVLLGEKPTRELCLTETLPPGAVPAGAGPALQPDKTLAPYETQLGLAATQSRLQRAAAYPAIAASAFLGNQQFRDDFGLSFGANAWRPYQYIGLSINVPLFTGFANYNKNRSTEAQATIAQLQLDQARDQSVSRDRLLLKNQAAYRDMVSSSATSFRLYGDNLRLSQQKYREGVLPLDGYLRAFQDYLMAENLYLNNLSLFLANYASLLARQ; the protein is encoded by the coding sequence ATGAAAAAAGCGACGGTGGGCGGGCTGCTCCTGAGCCTGGCCCTGGCTCAGGCCAAGGCGCAGAGCCAGCCCGATACGGTGCGCATTGCATCGGTGGGGGCCGCTATTGACGGGGCCCTGCTGCACAACCCGACGCAGGCCGTGTACCAGCAGCAGCTCCGGCAGGCGCAGTACAACTACAAGGCTGCCAAAGGCTTGCGGCTGCCCCAGGCTTCGGCCGGCTTCACGGGCACGGATAACCTGAAGCTGCCCGTCACGCCCGTGCCGGGCGAGCTAGTTGGCCGGCCCGGCACCACGTATTATGCGCAGTTTGGCCGGCAGTACGCCTACACCGCCGGCCTCACGCTGTCGCAGAAGCTGTTTGACTGGCCGACGGTGCTGCAAGCGAAAGTGGCCCAGGGCAACGTCGAGCTGAACCGGGCGCAACAAGCCGCTTACGCCCAAACGCTGAAAGAGCAGGTGGCCCAGCTGTATTTTTCGGCGCTGATTGCCAAGGCGGCTTTGCAAATCAACCAGCTGGATGCCCGCCTGGCGGATACCGTGCAAACGCTCGCGCGGCAGCGCCTGCAGGCAGGCACCGCCGACTTGCTGTCGGCCAACCAGGCCGCCATCAACGCCAGCAACGTGCGCCAGAACCAGGCCCAGAGCCAGCAGCTGTTCGACCAGAGCCTCGAAAACCTGAAAGTCCTGCTCGGCGAAAAGCCCACCCGTGAGCTTTGCCTGACGGAAACCCTCCCCCCCGGAGCCGTGCCGGCCGGCGCTGGCCCGGCGCTGCAGCCCGACAAAACCCTGGCGCCCTACGAAACCCAGCTGGGCCTCGCGGCTACCCAAAGCCGCTTGCAGCGCGCGGCCGCCTACCCGGCTATTGCGGCCTCGGCGTTTCTGGGCAACCAGCAGTTTCGCGACGACTTTGGCTTGTCGTTTGGGGCTAATGCCTGGCGGCCGTACCAGTACATTGGGCTCAGCATCAACGTGCCGCTGTTTACGGGCTTTGCCAACTACAACAAGAACAGGAGCACCGAAGCCCAGGCCACCATTGCCCAATTGCAGCTCGACCAGGCCCGCGACCAGAGCGTCAGCCGCGACCGGCTGCTGCTGAAAAACCAGGCCGCTTACCGCGACATGGTGAGCAGCAGCGCCACCAGCTTCCGCCTCTACGGCGACAACCTGCGCCTGAGCCAGCAGAAGTACCGCGAGGGGGTTTTGCCGCTGGATGGGTACCTGCGCGCCTTCCAGGACTACCTGATGGCCGAAAACCTGTACCTGAACAACTTATCCTTGTTTCTTGCCAACTACGCCAGCCTCCTGGCCCGGCAGTAG
- a CDS encoding efflux RND transporter periplasmic adaptor subunit produces MKRICYRLLLVLAVAGPAGCRPAPEVAPQRRDIVDAVFGSGHLENARQYTVVANAEGFLQAAYAAEGDTVPAGKVLFRLANAVQRSQVANAAVNLDYAKSNARQGSPQLAQLQLQLAQAQQKLLVDSANYARYGRLVKTQAVATADFENARLTYQTSQSNLRVLLKNRAELQNTLNLSVANAANQYTIQRENDRYYVLSSEQPGVLMNVRKKPGDYVRKGDALALLGAGGSLIKLDIAEDDIGRVKVGQPVLISLNSDKAQTYRATIRKVYPAFNTTDQSFVAEATFNPPPRGLLNGTQLQANIIVEEKKNALVIPSYALLNDAYVLLDGGKQKRAVGVGIRTLEWTEITRGLRATDRLTLPKAK; encoded by the coding sequence ATGAAACGCATCTGTTATCGACTGCTTTTGGTGCTGGCCGTGGCCGGGCCCGCCGGCTGCCGGCCCGCGCCGGAAGTAGCGCCCCAGCGCCGCGACATCGTGGATGCCGTGTTTGGCAGCGGCCACCTCGAAAACGCCCGCCAATACACCGTAGTGGCCAATGCCGAAGGCTTTTTGCAGGCCGCCTACGCGGCCGAAGGCGATACGGTACCGGCCGGCAAGGTCCTGTTTCGCCTCGCCAACGCCGTGCAGCGCAGCCAGGTAGCCAACGCGGCCGTAAACCTGGACTATGCGAAAAGCAACGCGCGGCAGGGCTCGCCCCAGCTGGCGCAGCTGCAGCTGCAGCTGGCCCAGGCGCAGCAAAAGCTGCTGGTCGACTCGGCCAACTACGCCCGCTACGGGCGGCTGGTGAAAACCCAGGCCGTCGCAACGGCCGACTTTGAAAACGCCCGGCTCACGTACCAGACTTCGCAGTCCAACCTGCGCGTGCTGCTGAAAAACCGCGCCGAACTGCAAAACACCCTCAACCTGAGCGTGGCCAACGCAGCCAACCAGTACACGATTCAGCGCGAGAATGACCGGTACTACGTGCTCAGCAGCGAGCAGCCGGGCGTGCTGATGAACGTGCGCAAAAAACCGGGCGACTACGTGCGCAAAGGCGACGCCCTGGCCCTGCTGGGCGCGGGAGGCAGCCTTATCAAGCTCGACATTGCCGAGGATGACATTGGCCGGGTGAAAGTGGGCCAGCCGGTGCTGATTTCGTTGAACAGCGACAAAGCCCAGACCTACCGCGCCACCATCCGCAAAGTGTACCCCGCGTTCAACACCACCGACCAGTCGTTCGTGGCCGAGGCCACCTTCAACCCGCCCCCCAGGGGGCTGCTGAATGGCACCCAGCTGCAGGCCAACATCATCGTGGAGGAAAAGAAGAATGCCCTGGTTATTCCGTCCTACGCCCTGCTCAACGATGCCTACGTGCTGCTGGACGGCGGCAAGCAGAAGCGAGCCGTCGGGGTTGGCATCCGCACCCTGGAGTGGACGGAAATTACCCGCGGCCTGCGCGCCACCGACCGGCTCACCCTGCCCAAAGCGAAGTAG